The genomic stretch TCAGCCCCGATCTCATTAAAATAGACGGGAAGAATCCGGCAGAACTGCTTGACAAGATTGTAGACAGGCTCAATCTCGCTGTTGAGGAGCTTGGTAATATCTTTCTGAAAAAGATCTGTGTCTCGAATGCAGGTGCCAGCCAACTTGAGATTAATGATCAGGGCGGACAGCAGGGTGGTGCACCACTTCGGATTGCGGCCGATAAGATCAAGCCAGATGCGAATATTAAGCAGATGGGCCGGATTACAGATTACGTGCCACTCGACATCCACTCCCTGGACATTGGGGGGTTGAAAACCAAAGCGAACCACCTGTTCCAGAAAAAGCTCCACCAGGTGAGGACTGGCCCGATCGAAGATCTCCTGCCCCAGGGCCCGGATACACTCCAGGGCCGTATGAGGGTATTCGGCCACGTTGTCCCGCAGAAGCTCAAAAGAGCGGACGATAAACTCCTCCAGACGGGCTGGAGGCTCCCGGCGAACCATGGAGACCAGGATCCGGTTGACCTCTCTAAGGGTCTCCTCGTGGATGGGAGCCAGACCTTTTAGCTCCAAGATGTGGAAGAGAAACAATATGTGACAGTTGCGTAAAGGGTCATCGGCGGCCAGGCCCTGGGAGAGCTCCTCCAGCCTCCGGGCTATCTCTTTGTAGCTCCGGATAAGGTCGATGAAGTCTGGAAACTCCAGAAGCCTATCCAGGGCAGCCCTTGAGCTTAAGGCATAAGGGAAGGCCTCCAGGACAGCCAGATACTGCCGTAAAGTCTCGTGTGAGATTGGTTGAAAGATAGCACAGGCATCTTCCTTAAGGCAGGTCTTTTGACACTGAGACAAAAACCAGGCCAAAGGATCAGGGGCCTTAAGCCAGAAGTGGTAGGTAAGGACCAGCCCCCGATAGATGAGCCGGGCGAGATTCTCCAGACCAGCCTCTGGTGGCAATTTGTGGAGCAGGCTTCGCCCCAGCCTTTTAAGGGAATGGTAGCTCTGCATAAGGGAGATGAAGGTCTCATCAGGGATACTCTGAAGGCGCCCAAAGATGTAGTTAAGGAAGGGAAGGTAGGCAGGAAAGCTATCCTCAGGAAGGACCTCGACAATCTTCTCCAGATAGGCCCAGAGGGCATCAATAGCCTGGGATTTTATATCCTCCTCTTTGGCCTCCAGGATAAGGTCAATAAAGACATCGGCAATGGCGGCCGAGGCCTCGGCCCCTCGTTCGTGGAGGCCATAAGCCTTGAAGTTTTTCAGGGCAAAGGATCTAAGCTCCGGCAGGATCAAACGCCAGTTTCGATAGGGATGATGAAGCTCAAAAAGAAGGTGGTCTACCTGTTTACGAAGCCCCTGGTAGTCAGCCACCACCTCTCTTAAGACTTCAAACCGGGGCTGGATGCAGACGGACTCAACCGCGGTTTCCTGAAGATTGGCCCTCAGGGCGTCGGATTCCAGAGGAATCTCGCGCCCTGGAGGGCAGGCATTTGGCGGATTCTTCATCTAGACGGCCCTTTTGCTATCCATGAATTTAATCAGATCAAGAACCCGATTGGAATACCCCCACTCATTGTCGTACCAGGCCATGACTTTTACCATGTAACCCTCAATGACCCGGGTGCAAAGTCCATCAACCACCGCCGAATGCTGGTTCCCCAGAAAGTCTGTGGATACCAGAGGCTCCTCGGTGTAGCCCAGAAAGCGGCTCTGGGCGGCCTTAAGGGCCTCATTAACCTCAGGGACCGTAACCTCTCGCTCCACCTCACAGACCAGGTCAATAAGGGAAACGTCTGGGGTGGGCACCCGGACAGCCAGACCATCAAATTTGCCCTGGAGTTCAGGGATCACCTTGCCCACCGCCGCCGCCGCCCCGGTCTTGGTGGGAATCATGTTCACCGCCGCCGCCCGGGCCCGCCGCAGGTCTTTGTGAGGAAAGTCAAGGATTCGCTGGTCATTGGTGTAGGCGTGAACTGTAGTCACCAACCCCCTTTTGATGCCAAAGCGATCCAGGATCACCTTGGCCACCGGAGCCAAACAGTTAGTGGTGCAAGAGGCGTTGGAAACTACATGATGCTCAAGAGGATTGTAATCGTCTTCATTGACCCCCATAACAATAGTAATATCTTCATTTTTGGCCGGGGCAGTAATAACCACCTTCTTGGCCCCAGCATCCAGGTGCCCGCGGGCCAGATTGCCGTCGGTAAAACGACCGGTGGCCTCAATAACGTAATCTACCCCCATCTCCGCCCAGGGGATCTTGGCCGGCTCGGTAAAGTTAAAGATACGAACCTCCTCTCCATCAACAAGGAGACCGTTTTCCGTAGCCTTTACCTCCTGAGGCAGGGTTCCCATCACTGAATCATATTTTAACAGGTGAGCCAGAGTGCGATTATCGGTGAGATCATTGACGGCTACAATCTGGATATCATCTTTAAATTCTGGATATTTAAGGTGGGCCCGATAAATACAACGCCCGATACGGCCAAAACCGTTAATACCAACCCGTATAGCCATAGCCATCCTCCTTATTTAGATTTTTCCATCCTGATCGGAAAAACCCTCCGGTCTTTGAAGCGATAAGAGCCTTCTCGCCCAATCAAATCACTTTTTTACGATAAGAGGCCCCTTGAGCGGCGTCAATTAGCATCTTTTATAAGAGAAAGCGAAAGGTTATCATAGATGTTATCGATAGAATCTATTTGAAATAGCAATCAAACACCGCTAAGTATTTGTAATGAGGGGACGATGGTGCTGGGCACCCGGCGGGCTGCAAACCCGCTTGTTCCCGGGTTAAACCGGGAAGGAGGTTCGATTCCCCTCGTCCCCTAATCTCCTGATCCCAGAACAAAACTTTTTAAATCTGGTCGGGACAAAACCACCGATTCCGCAAAGATTTGGACTCAGCCCCTTGTCTCCTATCCGGCCATTTGAGCTGGCAAATCTATTAGGATCCGTTCCCATTTTTCGTTCCGAAAAATGAGAACGGCTATTTGATGCCCGTATATCAGGTAGCCATAAATTGAAGCAGTTCATGAAGGCGGTATGGCTTCCGCAAAAAACCGCTCGCTCCAAGGGCCTGGGCCTCTTCTTTGAGCTCTTCTGAGAGATAGCCACTTGAGACCACCACCTTGGCTCGGGGGAAAAGACGTCGGATCTCCCGCAGGCAATCTTTACCCGAGAGTCCGGGCATATAGTAGTCCATGACTACTAGCTCCACATCACCAAAGCGAGACGCCAGGCGGGAGAGGGCTTCGCACTTGCTGGCCACCTGGACTTCAAGCCCCAGGTCCTTTAAGGATTGGGCCATCAATTCCAGCAAGGACTCTTCATCATCGATGATCAGAACCTTCCTGATTCGAGGGCTAACTGTCTTTTTGGAGCTTGCCTCTGGGACTTTCTCCCGGCCACTGGCTTCAGGGAGATAGATCCGAAAGGTCGCCCCTTTACCCGGAGCACTTTCTACCTCAATCTGGCCATCAAAGGTCCTAACAATTTGGAAGACTGTAGCCAGACCAAGCCCCGTCCCCTTGCCAGGCTCTTTTGTGGTGTAGAAGGGTTCAAAGATATGGGGGAGATCTTCGGCGGCGATACCGCAACCATTGTCTGTAACCTCAAAAACCACATAACCTCCGGCAGGGATTTCTCCCCAGGGAAGCCTTTTATCCGTGGCCAGATATTGGCGATAGATCCGCAGACGGACTTCACCTTCTCCCCCAAGGGCATCTCTGGCATTGGTGAGGAGATTGTAGAAGACATGCTCCAGGGAACTCGGATCAGCCAAAATGTAAAGGGGGCCCTCGGGTAGCTCCAGGTGAAATGCCACCCCGGGGCCGAGAAGGGCCCGACTTATATCCGTGAACCGACGCACAAACTCCCCTACCTCAATAAGTTCTTTCTTTTTAAGACCTCCGCGGGCGAAAAAGAGGATCCGGTCGGTAAGAGACCTGGCCCGATCCAGGCCCTGATCCATCTTCTCCAGAATGCCGGCCATCTCCAAAAGAGAGCTTGAAGGTGGACGGCATTCCTCCTTGGCCTGAAGGTAGCGAAGTTTTAAGAACTCAAGCCCGGAAGCAAAGATGGTCAGAACGTTGTTAAAATCATGGGCCACTCCAGCGGCCAGCCGCCCCAGGGTCTCAAGGCGCTGGGCCACCTGAAGGCGCTCTTCGGCAGCCACCAGCTGGCTTACGTCCATAAAGGCCAGGAGACAGCGACGCCCTACCGAAGAACAGATCAACTTGACATAGGCCCAAAAAGTAGCCCCATCGGCCCGACGAAGTTGGACTCGTCCCTCAAAGGAGCCTCCCTCCCGCAGGAGATTCCGCAGCTTGAGGTCAGGAACAACCTGCTCAACGGAAAGCCTTTTAAGCTTCCAGGAGCTCCGATATCCCAAAAGCCCCACCGCCGTCTCGTTGGCGTCTTTGACCTGGCCCTCAGGGCTAAGAAGGAGAAGCCCTACAGGGACAGAGTTGAAGAGTTCCCGATAGTGGCTCTCAGAGTCGCTTAAAAAGCTCTGAAGATGATAGCTGGCCGTGATATCCCGGAGAATGACAATAAGGTAAAGGCTACTCTGGTGCCTGACCTCCTCACAGAGGGTCTCAAAGACCCGTCTCTTCCAAAAGAAGCGACGATAGCGCCCTCCGGTCCAAAGAGGCAACGTAGGCACGATCTCCTCAAGCTGGCCGGAGAAAAGTTCTTTGGCCCGGCCGTTGGCAAAAACCAAGGCCTTCTGGTCATCAAGGACCAGGACTGGCTCGGGGAGGTGACGGGCAACGAGATATTCAATCCGTGCGTCGGCCTCAGTCATTTTCGGCATTCCCGATATGATTAGGTAAAACTAAACATTCTTTGAGGATTGGCCAGACCTTTAGTTAATAAGCTTCGGAGGATCGAGCACCAGAAGCACCCGGCCCTCTCCGGTAACCGTAGCCCCCGAGAACCCGGTCAGGCCCTCTAAAAGGCCGGTTAAGGGTTTGAGGACAAACTCGCTTTCGTTGTAGAAGCGATCCACCTTAAGGGCCAATTTCTTGGCCCCGAGGTTGAGCACCACCAAGGGAATCTCTCCGCTGTCTTCCTCTGAAAAGACCGAGCTGCCGGCATCTAAAAGCTCTGCCAGATCAAAGAGGGGCAGGAGGTAGCCACGGATGAGTACCAGGGCCTGGCCTCGGTGCCAGTGGATAGCCTCCCGGGGGGCCTTGACAGTTTCCACCACGTAGTCAAGGGGAATGTAATAACGCTCTCCAGCGGTTTCCACCTCCAGACCTTTGCTTATGGCCAGGGTCAAGGGAAGCTTAAGGATAATCTTGGTTCCCTCTCCCAGGCGGCTCTCCAGCTCTACTGACCCCCCAATTCTTTCTATGGCCGTCCGGACGACATCCATGCCCACCCCTCGACCAGAGACTTCACTGACCTTTTCAGCAGTGGAGAAGCCGGGCCGGAAGATAAGATTGATGATCTCCCGGTCATCCAAACGCTCCAGCTCCTCTGAGGAGAGAAGTCCGCGTTCCAAAGCCTTGGCCCGGATCTTATGAGGATCAATGCCCCGACCATCATCTTCAATTTCGATGATCACGCTCTGACCTTTGTTATAGGCCCGCAACCAGATAGTCCCCTCTTCGGGCTTTCCCCGCTGGCGTCTTTCCTCGGGAGGTTCTAGACCATGATCAGCGGCGTTACGAATAAGATGGACCAGGGGGTCTCCCAGAGATTCAATGATGGTCTTGTCTAATTCTGTCTCTTCACCGCTTATCTCCAGACGCATTTTTTTGCCCAGTTTCTTGGAAAGATCCCGAATCATTCGCGGAAAGCGGGAGAACACCTGAGACACCGGAACCATGCGGACAGACATGATAGTCGCCTGGAGCTCATCCACCAGACGACTTATCCCGTCACCGAATTCTTTAATCTTCTGGGCCAGAGCGGCCAGGCCGTAATCTACGGCCACCTCTCGGGCCAGGGAGGAAAAGTTGTTCTTACTGACAACTAGCTCACCGACAAGGTTCATGAGCTTATCAAGACGCTCCTGGGGAACCTTGATGACCTGCCTGGCCTTGCTCTCAGCAGTGCGCTGGGCCCCTCCTGGCGAGGCAACCTTCTTGGAAGATTGAAGGGTGGTGGAGCTGGAGGAGGCCGCAGGGGAGCTCTTTGGGGCCTCTTTTTGTAGCTGTTTTTTCAGGTCTTCTTTAAGCTCCTCAAAGAGGTGAAAACCTTCTTTTATGCCTTCAATGAGGATCTCTTCATGATCTTCGGGCTCCTCGTTGTTGGCCATAAAATCTATGATGTTATAAGATTTTTCGGCCTCCTCCCGGACTTTCTCGTTACCGGTCTTCTCAGCGATTTTGATGATGAGCTCAAAGGCCCGCCCCACTTTAGCCAGGGCCGTCTTTCTCTTGTCTCTTTTTTTGATCTCCTCAAGCCCCACCCGGGCCGCCTCCATGGCCTGGGAGAGGGCATTAAGGAGGACTTCTATTCTATCAGTGTCCACCTCCACCGGGGGCATAGGCGGGGTCTCCTCCGCCCCCTTCGGGGCACCTTCTAAGGCTGAAGACTCAACCTGACCCTCCATAAGGGCCCGCAGGCGATCTACAGCCTTAAGGAGGATATCTAGCTC from Thermosulfuriphilus ammonigenes encodes the following:
- the gap gene encoding type I glyceraldehyde-3-phosphate dehydrogenase, producing the protein MAIRVGINGFGRIGRCIYRAHLKYPEFKDDIQIVAVNDLTDNRTLAHLLKYDSVMGTLPQEVKATENGLLVDGEEVRIFNFTEPAKIPWAEMGVDYVIEATGRFTDGNLARGHLDAGAKKVVITAPAKNEDITIVMGVNEDDYNPLEHHVVSNASCTTNCLAPVAKVILDRFGIKRGLVTTVHAYTNDQRILDFPHKDLRRARAAAVNMIPTKTGAAAAVGKVIPELQGKFDGLAVRVPTPDVSLIDLVCEVEREVTVPEVNEALKAAQSRFLGYTEEPLVSTDFLGNQHSAVVDGLCTRVIEGYMVKVMAWYDNEWGYSNRVLDLIKFMDSKRAV
- a CDS encoding hybrid sensor histidine kinase/response regulator, with amino-acid sequence MPKMTEADARIEYLVARHLPEPVLVLDDQKALVFANGRAKELFSGQLEEIVPTLPLWTGGRYRRFFWKRRVFETLCEEVRHQSSLYLIVILRDITASYHLQSFLSDSESHYRELFNSVPVGLLLLSPEGQVKDANETAVGLLGYRSSWKLKRLSVEQVVPDLKLRNLLREGGSFEGRVQLRRADGATFWAYVKLICSSVGRRCLLAFMDVSQLVAAEERLQVAQRLETLGRLAAGVAHDFNNVLTIFASGLEFLKLRYLQAKEECRPPSSSLLEMAGILEKMDQGLDRARSLTDRILFFARGGLKKKELIEVGEFVRRFTDISRALLGPGVAFHLELPEGPLYILADPSSLEHVFYNLLTNARDALGGEGEVRLRIYRQYLATDKRLPWGEIPAGGYVVFEVTDNGCGIAAEDLPHIFEPFYTTKEPGKGTGLGLATVFQIVRTFDGQIEVESAPGKGATFRIYLPEASGREKVPEASSKKTVSPRIRKVLIIDDEESLLELMAQSLKDLGLEVQVASKCEALSRLASRFGDVELVVMDYYMPGLSGKDCLREIRRLFPRAKVVVSSGYLSEELKEEAQALGASGFLRKPYRLHELLQFMAT
- a CDS encoding chemotaxis protein CheA, encoding MQVTIRADELDVLRGFLEEAWEHLDGIEDKILELEEHPDPETVNAIFRPIHTIKGTAAFLGLNDIKQLCHQTETLLDLIRKNELGVNSEVVDVLLNAVDLISQMLRATEEALEAANQDGEEVVLDIAEIDYQEALEAIEKAKEGGPTGEGEPPQEEAKLSPAEAAARVQFPPEMEEQFREEAEEHLANVEKILLRLESGHPEDDDLNELFRSLHTLKGNAGVLLSTIEDEALARAHPLFVFKEEAHRAEELVQRCRDEGRLPERQELDILLKAVDRLRALMEGQVESSALEGAPKGAEETPPMPPVEVDTDRIEVLLNALSQAMEAARVGLEEIKKRDKRKTALAKVGRAFELIIKIAEKTGNEKVREEAEKSYNIIDFMANNEEPEDHEEILIEGIKEGFHLFEELKEDLKKQLQKEAPKSSPAASSSSTTLQSSKKVASPGGAQRTAESKARQVIKVPQERLDKLMNLVGELVVSKNNFSSLAREVAVDYGLAALAQKIKEFGDGISRLVDELQATIMSVRMVPVSQVFSRFPRMIRDLSKKLGKKMRLEISGEETELDKTIIESLGDPLVHLIRNAADHGLEPPEERRQRGKPEEGTIWLRAYNKGQSVIIEIEDDGRGIDPHKIRAKALERGLLSSEELERLDDREIINLIFRPGFSTAEKVSEVSGRGVGMDVVRTAIERIGGSVELESRLGEGTKIILKLPLTLAISKGLEVETAGERYYIPLDYVVETVKAPREAIHWHRGQALVLIRGYLLPLFDLAELLDAGSSVFSEEDSGEIPLVVLNLGAKKLALKVDRFYNESEFVLKPLTGLLEGLTGFSGATVTGEGRVLLVLDPPKLIN